Below is a genomic region from Caulobacter rhizosphaerae.
GCATGGCCAGGCGGGTCTGGGCGGCCTTGACCTGGCCGGCCAGGAAGGCCTTGCGACGCACTTCGTCGGGGCTGAGGGCCTTGCCGTCGACGGTCTTCAGGGCGGCGGCCAGGCGGTCGGCCTCGGCGCGCAGGGCGGGGACCTCGCGCGGCTTGGCCTTGGCCGCGGTCGCCCACTCGGCGGGGCCGTAATAGGCGTCGACATAGCCGGGCTCGCGTTCGCCGGCCTCCAGCGTCAGCCGCACGAAGTCCTTGGCGATGACGTCCAGCTTGGCGCCTTCAGGCGGAGCGGCCAGGGCGGGCGAAGCCAGCAGGGCCAGGGCGGCGGTCGCGGCGGCGAGGCGGAGGATCATGGAAGGCGCGTCCAGGTCGAAACGGGCGTGCACGCTGCCCTGCGCCGCTGATCGCCGCAAGGGCGCGGCTAGCCCCGCGCCGTCACCGCCAGGCCCGGGAAGTCGCTGAACAGGCCGTCGACGCCGGCCGCGTACAGCGCCTTGAACACCGCGGCGACCTCGCCCGGCTGGGCCAGGTAGTCGGCCGCCGTCGCGTCGCCCCGGCGCAGGGACGCCGGCAGGAAGTAGTTCTCGGCCCGCACGGTCCAGGGGTGGACGACCAGGCCGGCGGCGTGGGCGTCCTTCACCAGCGTGGTGGCCGGCAACAGGCTGGCCGCGTCCTGCGGCACGACCTGGGTCTTCTCCGGCCCCAGGCCGTCGGCGTAGAGCGCCACGTCCTTCAGGCCGGACGGGCCGCACAGTTGGGCGTAGGTCACGTTCGGCAGGTCGGCCGGGCCGCCCTCGCTGTCGGTCAGCTGCACCAGCCGCGCCCGGGTCTTGCCGCGGATCCTCTTCAGCGGCGTGACCTCGAAGCACTGGACGAAGACCGGGGCGGTGGCGGAGTCCAGGTCGTTCTTCTTCAGCAGGGCGACCAGGCGGTCCTCGAGCGGCAGGCCGATCCCGGCGAAGTAGCTGGGGTGCTTCATCTCCGGATAGACGCCGATCGTCCGGCCAGTGCGGCGGCTGCCGGCCTTGGCGATGGCCACCACCTCGTCGAAGGTCAGCAGCGGGACCTGGCCGTCGTATGTCGTGTTGCCGGGACGCAGCTTGGGCAGCCGTTCGCGGGCCCGCAGGGTCTTGATCTCGGCCAGGGTGAAGTCCTCGGTGAACCAGCCGGTCACCGGCTGGCCGTCGATGGTCTTGGTCGCCTTGCGGTCGGCGAATTCGGGCCGCGAGGCGACGTCGGTGGTGCCGCCGATCTCGTTCTCGTGCCGGGCGACCAGGTGGCCGTCCTTGGTCGGCACCAGGTCGGGCTCGATGAAGTCGCAGCCCTGGTCGATGGCCAGGTCGTAGGCCAGCCCCGTGTGCTCGGGCCGCAGGCCCGAGGCGCCGCGGTGGGCGATGACGATCGGCCGCTTCGGGGCGGCGGCGAAGCTCAGGCCGGAGGTCAGGGTCCCCGCCAGGGCGGCGGTGGCCATGGTGTGAGTGGCGAGGGCGCGTCGGGTCAGCAGGGTCATGGCGGCCATCTAGCGCGCCGATGTGACGGTTTGACCAGCCTCGGCGCCCCCCCGTCCCGCGCTTTCCTAGTCCTTGCCGGACCGGCTGAGGATGGCCAGCAGGCCCTGCGATTTCTGGGGCAGGTCGGTGGCCAGGCGCGAGGCCATTTCGCGCACGCCGACCGCATAGGCCTCGCCGCCCTCGGCGATCTCGCCCGCCCGCCGCGCCAGGTCCTCGAGATCGCGAGCCAGAGCCTCGATCTGCTCGCGGGCCAGCAGCCGCGCCTCGCGTTGCAGGCGCCGGATGCGCTGGGTGGTGGTCTCGGGCCCGCGGCCGAGATCATAGACCTCGACGGGGCCGGTCTGTTCGGGGACCAGGGTCAAAAGCGGACCGTTCATGGCGTCGTCGCCTCCTCGGGCGGCGTCCGGACGCGGCGCCGGCCCTCGCCAATAGAAGGTTGGCGCGTCGCCGACCGTTCCCCCGCGGCGCGCCGTTTGGCGCGATCGTCGGCCGCCGTGGCCGCCATGCCACAGCTTCGCGCGGAGGTGGTCGCCGGCGCCTAGGAAGCGGGCGCCTC
It encodes:
- a CDS encoding glycerophosphodiester phosphodiesterase, which encodes MAAMTLLTRRALATHTMATAALAGTLTSGLSFAAAPKRPIVIAHRGASGLRPEHTGLAYDLAIDQGCDFIEPDLVPTKDGHLVARHENEIGGTTDVASRPEFADRKATKTIDGQPVTGWFTEDFTLAEIKTLRARERLPKLRPGNTTYDGQVPLLTFDEVVAIAKAGSRRTGRTIGVYPEMKHPSYFAGIGLPLEDRLVALLKKNDLDSATAPVFVQCFEVTPLKRIRGKTRARLVQLTDSEGGPADLPNVTYAQLCGPSGLKDVALYADGLGPEKTQVVPQDAASLLPATTLVKDAHAAGLVVHPWTVRAENYFLPASLRRGDATAADYLAQPGEVAAVFKALYAAGVDGLFSDFPGLAVTARG